Within Chroicocephalus ridibundus chromosome 11, bChrRid1.1, whole genome shotgun sequence, the genomic segment GTTTTCTAGGGGCCTCTATCCAACAAAAACATAATAGAGtaccaaattaataaaaatctacatttttgtAATTCAGTAGAACTAAAAAACATTGAAACAAATACAGGCCATTTCCATCCAAATCTCTCCTCTTCTGGTAGAGGATAAATGAAGGGACTCTGCAGCGTGAAACATACTGGAAAAACCAAATAGAGGTGACTTCAGGATTCACAGGCTTCCAGAGGGCCAAGTTCTCAGGTcatgcctgcaggcagttcagtgCAAAGCAGATGCGGCTGCCCAGCAGACCCAGCTGAAGCCTTCTCCCTGTAAAGGCAGGAGTCAGGACCTCATCGTGCAGGTACACCCTGAATCTGAACATCTCTTCAGTTTCAAAACTGTGCCAGTATACGCACATCTCTGCTTAGGATCTGGGATCCCCTGTAGAATACACTCACATTGTACATAAGCCTTtgtttttggaggagaaaaaaacccgCATCTAAAACTAAATTTGCTTCCTCTTCTCAGGTCCCAAAATATGGATTTCTTGTTTGCAGGCTTAAGTACCTACACgaatctgaagaagaaaagaagacataaaacagatttttgtgcCTAACCAAAGCAGCTTGTAGTTCAATATTGAATTCTCCTGGTAGATTGTTTCAAACCACAGGAACTTTAAGGAAAACTGCAGTCTGTTTGAGACACAGATCtcaaaagaggaagcagaaagaaataatatGCATCAAATTATTCATTCTGGACTTAACACTCACCTCAGATTAACAAGAAGCCCCTTGTCTGATCCCAAGTGTAACAACAGGCTGtaatttaaaacagcttttattcATTAATGAATAGAAAAGTTATTTCAGTGAGAACTTGGAGAAAACCTCTGCCAATTACCCACACTAAACAGTCCTTCCTTGTAAAGACATGACTTGCTGGCTGGCTGCATGTTGTGACACTAAATACAGTAAGCAAATGAGAGTGGTTTCTGCTACCAGTTCAATCAGTAGGTTTGAAATGGaattaaccttttaaaaatgcaaagtattcCTTACAGCAGATGGTAGTGTTTGCATTTACAAATACCTCTCGGAAATCATAATGTAAACCACATGCTCTGAAACAATAGGATTCCTGAGCTGAACCTTTCATcctcctgaaaatgaaaaataacgcTCTCCGAGCTCAGActggtggctgctgcagcaggagcagctcctgcttGTGCTGGGGTGAAGTGGGCACGAGAAGAATTATCGGAAAAACAAGACGGGGGGgcacagaaggaaacaggaggatGTTGTGATGTACTAAGAGGTGATATTTCTCTATCACTGACTGCTACGCTCTTAGACATATATGTATTATGTGTTAGCCTGCATTATCTCTCCTCTACAGTGCATCTCCTTCATATTTTAAACTGGATAAGTGAattcccaaaatgctttatgCTGCTGTGGCTAGATTTGGTCCCTGTGCCTGTGAGGGTGACTCTCCATAGCATATTATGAGGCTTCATATTCCTCTGGGTTGCACCAGATACAAGCATTTGCATCTCTTGAAAGCTCCTCAAGTTACCCGTGTTGCCTGACTGCTGCTCACTGTCCATCATGCTTTCTATGCCAACACGCATTCACAACCATTTGTCCACGAAGGCTTAAAGTAAGTCCAAGCATACTTAAAAAGAGACAAAGATTCCAGAAGCTGCAGCTTTAGCAAGTACATATAAGGAAAGGTTACAGCAGACCAGAACATCACTGCAAAGCAGAATTATCTTAAAAAGGTAGTCTTTTTCTCCATAGATTCACATTCTGCCAAGAGCACAAACAAACTGGCACCGTGGGGGAACAGTAAAGGTTGGGGTTAACTCTGTCCTGTGGCTTATCCAGGTTTGTGGTGCCGAGTTCTCTCAGAGCTATAGGGCAGATGTGGTCAGTGGGAGGTGAAACAGCTCCCAGCCCAGGAACCATCAGCCCAGGAACTATCAGCCTAGAGGCTCTTTCAGAAAGTAGGCTGCTACTGAAACCCTCTCCTGTAGAGCCTGCGCAAGGCTGAACCCTTTAGCAAAACAGCGCTGTGTGCAGTGCTTACCTGCGGCTTTGCTCTCATCTGCAGCTCACGTGTTACGCACCAGTCCTttgtgggaaaggctgattttcaGTTGGTGTCTGTCAAGATATCTGGGCTTATCTTTGCACACCAGTAACACGGAAGCTGTTCTGCACTCCGCACCTATCAGGATATGAAAGTCTCATCTTGAATTCAGTGGTGCTTCTAGCTTGTGTTAGACAACACCTGAAAGAGACAGGAAGGACTTGGAATTGTGCAGCGCATCATCCTGACCACTCCGAAGAACGTATCTGGGCTCACAGTGCTCATCTGTCACTGCCCTCTGCCCAGCGTCACGTGTGGGACAACAGCAACACCAGGAATACCACCAGCCTGCTCCAGGACATCAGTGCAGCTAAGCTGACTTGCTTCGCCGTGTGATGTATTAGCAAAAATTAATGTTCGTCCCTCTGACGTGCCTGCTGTACCTACAGTAGGATGGAGGCTAGGTGGCTTGCTTACTTTGTCCCTTACTTTCCAGATCTGGTCCTCACTGAGCATTCCTTTGACCTGTGAACGGGCCTTAGGACCACTCTGTGCACCCCACTGAGGCCAGAGTGAGTACCTTGGTGTACAGCTGGGCTATATAGGGAGACAATCACGTGTGAGGTGTATTAAAGTGGTGAAGTCCATcaatgagagagaaaattacaCGTAGGAGCAAATAAAGCCGGAGTCCTTGCTTTCTAGATTCTAAGACTTTCTGAAGTAAGATGTTTCCCCTGGCCAAGCCAACAGCTCTTTAAGAATATTCTCAGGAGGtatcggggggaaaaaaaccctccttccCATACAGTCTTCTGTTCCACTCTTCTTGAAGTTACCAAAACCAGCAATAAATGAGAATAGACAGAGCTGACGCTTTTGAAGACAACATGCTGTTCTCTAGGCTGGGTCAATAAAAAACATTTCACTGCACAGAGGTATAGCTTAGAACAAGTCCTGAGCAACTTTAAAGCAGCAAAGTTGTAATGAAAGCTGCATCTAATGAAAACAAGCCTTGAGAGTGGCAGTCTACTATAAGGTACAAAGAAATTCCTTTTGTTAATGTTAGTATTTGGCAGCCGGTGTAGAACACATTAGGGCATTTTAGTTgggttttaaagaaagaaattgacaCAGAGAGAaggcaatgatttttttaatagaggaTCTCTCTGGGGGTTTGTGTTCATATCACAAACATTCACTTTATTACATTTTACGGAATGGACTTTAAATGCCAATATATACAAGCCAACATTTCATTATTGGAGTTTGTGTTTATTTGCTTGCCATTGTCAGGCTGTTCCCCTTTGTCTTCTTGTGCTGCTCTTGTTGTAAAAGCTGTGATTTATGAATATGTGGTTTAGATCCATCACAATATAGTGTGGTGAAGTGGTTCGATAAAAagttattaaagtaaaaaaaaaagtaaaatctataGTTTCACGTGCTTTGCCCACCTTCTATAGGAACCCCCAGTAAGAGACACTTACACTGAGCAAACACTGTGTGCATGAGACACTAATACAAGCTACAGGCCTTGCTCAGCCAAAGCTCCTGCGGAATGGTAGCCACCGCAGGCAGTTACAGTTTTGCCTACATAACTGCAGGATTATGCCCTCAAAGTTATGAAAGTTGCATAGGCCAAAAAGAGGGGGGTGAAAACCTGccataaaacattaattttaaaatcagaaacttAAGACTTCCAGTAGCTTTAAGCTACATAGTACCAAATGGCATTTGGTTCTCAAACGTAAGCCTGTGCGCCCacattcagtttatttttaaaacaaaactctcAGGCCTGCTGATTGCAGGATAAACAAAGCTGACTGGCAGTTTCCAGAGCCCACTTAGAAtctgaacttctacagaaacgtCATACTGTTTCAGCCTAAAATAGAGAGTGAAAGGCTGATTTAGATCACCATACCTCACCCCATGCTTGGTTTTCTCACCCAGCAGCACTGCTGACTTGCCACAGCTGCACAGCCACATAAAAGAGGGGATGACAAATTGGCCACTCTTGCATATGGCTGGCAAGACACAAGAGCTGCTTATAGCAGTGAAAGCTGAAGGAGGCACTCTCCAggatgaaaaatatttgtgaggaAGACATGTAAGATGGTAGGATCTGTTCAACTGCAGCACAACAGGAAGAGTCTAAGAGATGGGTTACAAAACAATTTTGCTGCCTATGTTTCATGTTCCcaaatctctgaaaaaaaatacagctctacAAATGAAAAGCCCCCTGTCTGTCCCAGGGATGGCTAACTTCAGCAAGTAAGGATTACCTCAGTGAGTCTGACAGGTATTAAAAGCAATGAGGCATACCATGGTGCCGATGCCAGCAGCACCGAAATCACCCCCGGGACCAGGAAGCACCATGCACGGGAGCCGTCCCTCTCTGCGCATGGCACACTGCTGCCTTTGCGTTCTCAGACTTGAACAGAGGAGCTATTGAGACAGCAATCACAGCCCCTCTGTTACTATTATCTCTGGCAAACAAAGAATAACAGCTATAATCCTACATCGTTTTGGAGATCTAAACTAGAAGGTTCCAACCTGCTTCAGGCTACCAAGATAATTTTGCCACCTGTAGTGCTCTGTGGCCTGCCACATGCAGTCCTACACACCCCTCTCtggccaggcaggaggctggatgCTGGAATGAAAAGCAGGTACGAGCACAGAAGCCCAGCACAGCCACTCAGCTGAACAAGCAGTTGTCCAGAGTCAATGTTGCTAATGCTGAAGCACCAAGACTTTGTGTCTTGCATACCTTACCACTCTTCTGCTCTGTACCCTCAGGAAACACAACAGAGCATTTTGTCCACATTGGATTCACTGTGGTTAGATACCCCGATGCCCATTGGCAAGGTTCCTCTCCTGCTAAAGTAGGAGCATGAAACAACTCATTTCTACTAAAAATATAGGTAATAAGCCCAATAGAACACATTGACAAGcatgaaaaacaaagggaaaagcagtTTGGAGTAATGGTCTACATTGCTGGGGTTCTGAATTGTGAAATAACCAATAATCCTCTGCATTTTGTTTCTCAAGACACATTTGATTTTCTCATGAGTTTTCATGGTCAAGCCACTGCAGTTAACATTGTCGCTGGAAATCTCAATGCTTGTAAAGCTGATTTTCCGTTTATAGCTGGTGATGGAGCTGTTGAGGATGTTAGTGATGTTGACTTCTTCCATTTCTTTAGTAAGTTCATTTGCAGGCCCCTAGGAAACAAGTGTACAGTTTTAGGGTTTGTCTTCTCCTGCAGAGGAAAAGTGCTGTAATCAATAAGGAGGCCATAAGGATAAAAGAACACAGCTTCATAGGCATTCATCAAAACCCCCAACAGTCAAACAGGCCTTTCAGCTGCTGCCTATTTTTAGGAGTGCATGAAGTCCCAGAGATGCCTGTGTTCCCACCACTGTATTTCTAGAGGTGTTCTGAGATCTTTGAGCGAGTTTCACTCTATGTCACTTGAGCAATCCAACATCTGTCTCCTACAAGACATGCATCTCTTCATGTCTACACAGTAACTTAATGGCTGGGGGATTCAGCAGCAAGGTGGGAAACCTCTTTTCCCTCTGACAGGATTTGGGCCCTCGATGACCACTGGACTATAATCGTCCTTGACTGTTTCATTTCTCCCACTGAAGCAGAGCATTTTGAACAATTCACACTCCCTTACAACCTCAGAGAACATTGTGGGACTGATATTTGATACTGTctttggggaaggaaggaagaagggttCAGCTTCCTTCTGGTAGAGGAAATGACCCTCCAGATCAGTGTCCTAATCAGAGTTATTCCATAGAAGAGCAAAGAGGTGAGTTACACTGGCTCTTCTTTGTCTGCATTTGGAAAGGAACAGAGGTGCATCACGCTCTCAAATGAGCTGAGCTCAGGGCTACAGACCTGATTCTAGCAGTAGGCCAAAGCGCCTTCCTGAATGCGGTCCTGCAAATCTAACGTGACTGTCAGCTAAGGCTGCTGCTCCTTGGGCTGGTGAGCAGAAGTCTATGTCAGAGACCCAGAGGCCTAGTGCTATTCATGCGTTTGTTGCACACAAAAATTTAGATTTAAGGACAATCAAGAGAAGCAATTGTTACTGTATCCATAACAGAAAGACCATTTGTCTTACTCAGTTAATGGAGGACTAATGTCCATCTAAGATAACTAGGCTTATTAACGTAGATCAGGCTTTACCTCTTGAGGTGCTTTAGCTGCACACTTTTGTGATGAGCTGTAGTGAGCCACTGCATATTCCACAAGGGCACCAAAGATGAAGCTGAAGCAGATGCCAAGATAAACATCAATAGCCTTAATGAAACAGTTAGTTTTTGAAAGTGAACTTCGTGAGCCGATCATCAGAGTTGTCATGGAAAGCACCGTCGTGACTCCTTGGAAAGCGGAAAAGGAAAGACCTTCTCTAGTGGACGCTTTGGAAAAAGCTTGGCCTGTCCTTCTGCACGTGTTGTCACTCTATTGCTAGCCAGATAGAGCAGATAGAGCAGATCCCTTCTTACCAAATCCAAATTATCCATCAACTGTAATGCTTTTCTAGCACTAGCTACTAGCTTTACACAGGCTCTCCCTACCTTTGACAACTTGGCTCCCAGAGGCACTTGgctctcttattttttttgctttcagtaaaaaATTCCTCCCCTCCCAAGCACATCACAAAGAACTTGTGCTCtgccctctgctctctgctgtgaaTCTATCAGCAGCCTTGGCCCTACACAGCTCTGCAAGTGTGCCAGCCACAGCGCATCTTCCGTGCCTCATACTGCTAACCCAGCTCTGCCACAAGTAAAAGCAGAATGTGAGCAGACCAGTTATCACTGAGCAGAGAGCTCAAGAAAGCTACCATCTACCCAGCCCTCAGAGGCCCCTCTGCCTGCTTAAAtcttctcccttcctcaggcagTAACTCACCAATGCAGGTTCTTGCAGGCACTGAATCCAATGTGATCCAAAAAGAAACCCAGGACAACATGACGAGCAGAGTGGATGGCACATAGGTCTCCAAAATGAAGTAAAGGACATTTCTTCTCAGCTCAAACTGCAATATCAGTCGTGGGTAACTGCCTGTTCAGGAAAGGAAGAAACCGCAGTGAACGTGGGATTCCCAAGGACCCTCGCACTGCAGTTGGGACAGCCCCGCACCAGCCCTTCGGCTGCTGTAGATCAGCAGAGCTGCACCGAAACGGTGGGAGATGCATTACTTGTACAAGCCTGACCGCTTGCCTCAGAGGCCTTACTTATCTCACAAACCCTCGGCAAGGGGACGCGCACACAGCATTGCTGGACAGGAGACATCTAAAACAACGTGCGGCTCGCAAAGGGGCTCCTGAACTCAGTCCACAGTGGAAATTTTATACCAGTGTCTTAACTCAGAGGAGAGAGGGGCTGATCTCTGAAGGGCTCATCTATTCTCTTACGCTCGACACGGCACATTTTCCCCAGTAACCTCTTTGAAGGGGCATCGTCAAGTTCAGTCTTATCTGATAGCTGAGAAATAAACAAAGGATTTTTCTCTTGATCTCAGCAGGCTCTGGCTCACGTCCCAAAGCATCCCAATATCTTATCACCACAGGGAATTCGACCCCCTGCATTCATTAGTAATTTGTGATCTTTGATAACTGTGTCTTTTTGTGCTCAAAAATATTCAGtcagttttttaaaatcaatttgttaTAATACTGACATACGGGCTCTGGGGCTGGACAGCTAGTATTTTCAGGAGATATTTCTGTTGTTTAAACAATAGTTCcctttgaaatgcagaaacaaaacCCATGTTGTTCGTGGGCTGTGCACGCTACAATAAACAACAAAACGTTGTTTTTAAAACCTGGTCATTCTAAGGAAGTTTTGCCCCCTTTCATAGCATCTGTGATTGGAGAGAAGAATATTTACACTGGTAAAGACATGGAATTCTGATATA encodes:
- the GABRP gene encoding gamma-aminobutyric acid receptor subunit pi isoform X3 yields the protein MSLDIASISSISESDMDYTATIYLRQRWTDPRLVFHGNKSFTLDARLVELLWVPDTYIVESKRSFLHDVTVGNRLIRLFSNGTILYALRITTTVACNMDLSKYPMDTQTCRLQLESWGYDENDVIFTWLRGNDSVHGIEKLRLSQYTVERYYTLVSKSQQETGSYPRLILQFELRRNVLYFILETYVPSTLLVMLSWVSFWITLDSVPARTCIGVTTVLSMTTLMIGSRSSLSKTNCFIKAIDVYLGICFSFIFGALVEYAVAHYSSSQKCAAKAPQEGPANELTKEMEEVNITNILNSSITSYKRKISFTSIEISSDNVNCSGLTMKTHEKIKCVLRNKMQRIIGYFTIQNPSNVDHYSKLLFPLFFMLVNVFYWAYYLYF
- the GABRP gene encoding gamma-aminobutyric acid receptor subunit pi isoform X2 encodes the protein MPLKCRLSKLLIFIARAGEPVQIAMSLDIASISSISESDMDYTATIYLRQRWTDPRLVFHGNKSFTLDARLVELLWVPDTYIVESKRSFLHDVTVGNRLIRLFSNGTILYALRITTTVACNMDLSKYPMDTQTCRLQLESWGYDENDVIFTWLRGNDSVHGIEKLRLSQYTVERYYTLVSKSQQETGSYPRLILQFELRRNVLYFILETYVPSTLLVMLSWVSFWITLDSVPARTCIGVTTVLSMTTLMIGSRSSLSKTNCFIKAIDVYLGICFSFIFGALVEYAVAHYSSSQKCAAKAPQEGPANELTKEMEEVNITNILNSSITSYKRKISFTSIEISSDNVNCSGLTMKTHEKIKCVLRNKMQRIIGYFTIQNPSNVDHYSKLLFPLFFMLVNVFYWAYYLYF